One genomic window of Bradyrhizobium sp. B124 includes the following:
- a CDS encoding AAA family ATPase, with translation MLRFLPLRSQFVLSGNTRDLQMHEVVPGEVTAAPLSRVLPDVLKAAGYAQIAWFDLLNGFREIEPADGSYLTRLGLIATGGTAAGGIDLLSTTLERHVATDGQPSVLIVDFASRLVARNEALSPAEHQLFSRALILSHAARARPAGDKRLPFFNTVVWIVDKEGDLPDWFLIGNPKVRHIPIGRPDHLARRTMIRSLVRGLPGAQNAEQSALGKCTQAFVDETEGLLLLDVSAVAQLARSEGVQFDRIGDAVRRFKVGVTEDPWRKISRDKISSGEEFVKRRVKGQSHAVTHMLDIVKRAVTGIGQSPRGGRPRGVVFLAGPTGVGKTELAKTITSLLFGDESAYIRFDMSEFSAEHSDQRLIGAPPGYIGYDVGGELTNAIREKPFSVVLFDEIEKAHPRILDKFLQVLDDGVLTSGRGDRVYFSEAFIVFTSNLGIYVPGPSGERIANVTPEETFDAVRSKVRSEIERHFKQVLNRPEILNRIGENVIVFDFIRPEVANEIFDSMVDNLLREVNSLGYDVSLTAAAREVLRGLCLNDLSNGGRGIRNQVESHLINPLSRDLFDRGAQAGRRYRIEEVRPGPSTTIDLVSEQPS, from the coding sequence TTGCTGCGCTTTCTGCCTTTGCGTAGCCAATTCGTGCTCTCGGGCAACACCCGCGACCTCCAGATGCATGAGGTCGTTCCAGGCGAGGTGACCGCAGCGCCGCTATCCAGGGTCCTGCCGGACGTTTTAAAGGCAGCTGGTTATGCGCAGATCGCATGGTTCGATCTTCTGAATGGATTTCGGGAGATCGAGCCGGCGGACGGAAGCTACCTCACGCGATTGGGTCTGATAGCGACGGGCGGCACGGCGGCAGGCGGCATCGACCTCCTGTCGACGACGCTTGAACGTCACGTCGCAACTGATGGGCAGCCCTCCGTCCTCATCGTCGACTTCGCCTCCAGACTGGTCGCGCGAAACGAGGCATTGTCACCTGCCGAGCACCAGCTTTTCTCCCGTGCGCTGATCCTCTCGCATGCGGCGCGTGCCCGTCCGGCGGGCGACAAGCGGCTGCCCTTCTTCAATACGGTGGTTTGGATCGTCGACAAGGAGGGTGATCTGCCCGATTGGTTCCTGATCGGAAACCCGAAAGTCAGACACATCCCGATCGGACGACCGGATCATCTTGCCAGAAGAACCATGATCCGCTCCCTCGTCCGGGGTCTGCCGGGTGCCCAGAACGCGGAACAATCGGCATTGGGTAAGTGTACGCAAGCGTTCGTGGACGAGACGGAAGGCCTTCTGTTGCTGGACGTGAGCGCGGTCGCGCAGCTTGCCCGCAGCGAAGGCGTCCAGTTCGATCGGATTGGCGACGCCGTCCGGCGCTTCAAAGTCGGCGTGACCGAGGATCCCTGGCGCAAGATCAGCCGCGACAAGATCAGCTCCGGTGAAGAATTCGTCAAACGACGCGTCAAGGGACAGTCTCACGCCGTCACGCATATGCTTGATATCGTCAAGCGGGCGGTGACCGGGATCGGACAATCGCCGCGGGGCGGCCGACCAAGAGGCGTGGTTTTCCTGGCTGGCCCAACCGGCGTTGGCAAGACGGAACTTGCGAAAACGATCACGAGCCTGCTGTTCGGCGATGAATCTGCCTATATCCGCTTCGACATGTCCGAGTTCAGCGCGGAGCATTCCGATCAGCGGCTGATCGGCGCACCTCCAGGCTATATCGGATACGACGTCGGAGGCGAGCTGACGAACGCTATTCGTGAGAAACCGTTCAGCGTCGTCCTGTTCGATGAGATCGAGAAGGCTCATCCGAGGATTCTTGACAAATTCCTGCAGGTTCTCGACGACGGCGTCCTCACCTCCGGACGAGGCGATCGTGTCTATTTCTCCGAAGCCTTCATTGTCTTCACGTCGAATTTAGGCATCTACGTACCGGGGCCGTCCGGCGAGAGAATTGCCAACGTCACGCCCGAAGAGACTTTTGATGCCGTACGCAGCAAGGTCCGAAGCGAGATCGAAAGGCACTTCAAGCAAGTCCTCAACCGGCCCGAGATATTGAACCGCATCGGAGAGAACGTGATCGTTTTCGACTTCATCCGCCCCGAGGTCGCAAACGAGATATTCGATTCAATGGTCGACAATCTGCTCAGGGAGGTCAACTCGCTGGGCTATGACGTGAGTTTGACCGCGGCTGCGCGCGAGGTGCTTCGCGGCCTGTGCCTAAATGATCTTTCCAACGGCGGCCGAGGCATCCGCAACCAGGTCGAATCTCACCTCATCAACCCGCTATCACGGGATCTGTTCGATCGCGGAGCGCAAGCCGGACGCAGATACCGGATCGAAGAGGTTCGACCCGGGCCATCGACCACGATCGATCTCGTGAGCGAGCAGCCTTCATGA
- a CDS encoding 4Fe-4S single cluster domain-containing protein has translation MSTMVNLSRIHFPITTLGPGRRIGIWFQGCSIRCPGCISMDTWVQGRGTTAVDEVVQTVAPWLSTADGITISGGEPFDQREALFDLLVRLRARTDADILVFTGYPWTAICEALATSPSVIDAIVCGPFDIDETQTLALRGSDNQELHLMTPLGRARFASFERRMDERDRSFDVMFDDNGDVWLAGIPARGDFRRLRHILEGGGSTLGTSEDTRFPSL, from the coding sequence ATGAGCACGATGGTCAATCTATCGCGCATCCATTTCCCGATCACCACCTTGGGACCCGGCCGGAGGATCGGAATCTGGTTTCAAGGCTGTTCGATCCGTTGTCCAGGATGCATCTCCATGGATACATGGGTGCAGGGACGCGGAACGACCGCCGTAGACGAAGTCGTCCAGACGGTTGCGCCTTGGCTTTCGACGGCGGACGGCATCACGATTTCGGGTGGAGAGCCTTTCGACCAGCGCGAGGCCTTGTTCGATCTTTTGGTACGGCTTCGAGCTCGAACGGATGCGGACATCCTCGTGTTTACCGGCTACCCATGGACCGCCATCTGCGAAGCGCTCGCGACTTCGCCATCTGTAATCGACGCGATCGTCTGCGGGCCGTTCGATATCGATGAGACGCAAACCCTCGCGCTTCGTGGCAGCGACAACCAGGAACTGCACCTCATGACGCCTTTGGGCCGCGCTCGGTTCGCGAGCTTCGAGCGGCGGATGGACGAAAGAGACCGCAGCTTCGACGTCATGTTCGACGACAACGGAGACGTCTGGCTTGCCGGCATTCCCGCGCGCGGCGACTTCAGACGGCTGCGACATATTCTCGAAGGCGGCGGATCGACGCTTGGAACTTCGGAAGACACCCGTTTCCCATCTCTTTAA
- a CDS encoding SDR family oxidoreductase, whose product MTETVKIAVVTGAGTGVGRAASLALMGAGFTVVLVGRRPEMLEETQKLGQHIGKSLVVTADMASPDAIAALFERVKQTYGRLDMLFNNAGVGAPPVNLEDLPLSQWQAAVNTNLTGPFLCTQHAFRIMKDQKPRGGRIINNGSISAHAPRPFSSAYTATKHAITGLTKASNLDGRMYDIAVGQIDIGNAATTMTDPMRDGILQPDGRKVSEPRMDTKLVGDAVAYMATLPLEANVLFMTVMATKMPFVGRG is encoded by the coding sequence ATGACTGAAACAGTCAAGATCGCAGTGGTGACCGGCGCAGGGACCGGCGTTGGACGTGCGGCGTCGCTAGCTTTGATGGGCGCGGGCTTTACCGTCGTGCTCGTCGGTCGCCGCCCGGAGATGCTGGAGGAAACCCAAAAGCTCGGCCAGCATATTGGTAAAAGTCTGGTCGTGACGGCTGACATGGCCAGTCCGGACGCGATCGCGGCCCTGTTTGAGAGAGTGAAGCAAACCTATGGCCGGCTCGACATGCTGTTCAACAATGCCGGCGTGGGCGCGCCGCCGGTGAATCTTGAGGATCTGCCACTTTCGCAGTGGCAGGCCGCGGTCAATACCAATCTCACCGGTCCTTTCCTGTGCACCCAGCACGCCTTCCGCATCATGAAGGACCAGAAGCCCCGCGGGGGGCGCATCATCAATAACGGCTCGATCTCCGCGCACGCGCCGCGGCCGTTTTCCTCGGCCTATACTGCAACCAAGCACGCCATCACCGGTCTGACCAAGGCCTCCAACCTGGATGGCCGTATGTATGACATCGCGGTTGGGCAAATCGATATCGGCAATGCCGCAACCACGATGACCGATCCTATGCGCGATGGCATATTACAGCCCGACGGCCGCAAGGTCTCCGAGCCGCGCATGGATACGAAGCTGGTTGGAGACGCCGTGGCCTATATGGCGACGCTGCCTTTGGAAGCTAACGTGCTGTTCATGACGGTGATGGCAACGAAGATGCCGTTCGTGGGACGCGGTTAG
- a CDS encoding AAA domain-containing protein produces MIRLCPNCNTERPVTEIFCEGAWNGQTCGWDLSTVDITAPGAARPKPNPHVNAPSSVPTCRNGHQGSPGDLICGICGEPTIERDEPPSPAEPTPEPEPPPETETIVDGWHLRKRIASSSAVRERFAAMRASDGQRGILTLYAVGSEPDQAIYDLLLKLPRDHVPEFFATGRWQDRAYEVAEEFKGGTLADFALDPADPAAIANLVGELAQAVHALTEAGLRHRDLRPSVIFVRSREPLDLVIGGFGSARLSEFDLDIVSPLETTRYMAPEAIAGGVAPASDWWSMGMILLEKITQGACFQGTNEQAFLIHILTNGIHLPEHLDGRINTLLRGLLARDRRQRWQWKDVQAWLRGESVSAPAAEPAGDTQGRTSISLGGKQYRSANMFALAAAEAGNWDQAKALILRGAVASWASEAAVAATLRQILRTEDLQEDLKLSISLKTLNPSMPLIVRGNIVTPGWLLDHPSDGYGLITGPAPDLLRKIDPDDWLWRLKVRSDTVRKRLAQLEIAVDEDALRVHLLSTSMARLAALWEERRKLFPDTDHAGVATLTERRISAEEDLLILLSATSNQFRSASEVIEEAEKEASTAGLGSFSAEKATELLCRPRREIYQAIDERIQNFARCGIKQVDEWADQFRLDRRMPLGRALALLCVDEDTWRPLPKQGYVSTILDFFAKRISGGVLRGPLTRMLIGKSARIDLTELDTSRVPATDILDQLLGRTNRTVNLDPAAFADDDGLERRLRSLHSHALLYKRDTGIDGLFMGFPFLIMRDHRPNARPRIAPVLLWPVRVNPEVGNRGHVTLGYGRERNPDTDIEHVLVNPALEGMVGIPEARRWQEAANELLTHASLSVQAVMDAFSRLATPAGNELTALPGKDVNVGAQERQLVPAAVLFHLAFMGQAVMKDLETLRGLPPTATALEAALRLSEQQAAPSASPLVKEADRYFTADSDPSQEAAVLEARQAPGLVIEGPPGTGKSQTIVNMVADAIGTGKSLLVICQKQAALEVVRKRLDKEHLTDRFVMITDANRDREPIVGAIRSQVQALHSLSPGRSPAWKRERERLAARIETLETELDRRQIALHSVDDRTGLSYRTLLGELLEIEEGSPKPVDAPELRPLLSDLHPADLATIEENCGPLAKFWLSSKFEDNPLSALKPFNPDRGTATAIASHLQAFLHADTRREETDAETSNCLKISDAAEFQSWLAETDELRSISDSVCANLARLRPLFRNVEGGASEAARILGSLLQIKEILSSLDGPSYKPNFCSRLIAFNEDELCSAGELAGQVRLPASVLQWINPLHWLRTRRVRELLASLQLPQDASAISALYYAVELELAMRQPRRELEQYFMILFGRAPNLDLSPGKLADFAERLGSFLNGLGGHNSLIDRCPTRPELDRALSAGTSEELGLFFERADLALRRHDTRDESRAALDQLRTYFDELWLGSRRSAIENGRSNASAVAEIVQALPMLSNYQEFRLRSSRLGAKERAIFATLRSRESELSKLASEDLDPCIRASIGREARLSWKAGMEGANPDVLFDGDELEAKVKSLAEADAQIRQYNRDLLVQGIDAAKVRPTTEWDAITKLRGPRALRLREFIDRAAPLGLFALRPVWLMTPDVASRVLQPRAGLFDIVIFDEASQMPVEYALPSLFRSSLVVVSGDEKQMPPTSFFASKVENDEAAIFDGEEPEEGASEEEREAFAETWNRREIKDCPDLLQLARSVLRTRTLQVHYRSKYRELISFSNASFYANTLSVPVRHPEETIRRLKPIEVVRSDGTYKGQTNQKEASDVVEYLSGLWEDSSPPSVGVVTFNRKQADAIEDALEDRAENDAVFREALMRERERIEHGEDMGFFVKNVENVQGDERDIIVFSTTFGRNEHGVFRKSFGALGHAGGERRLNVAVTRAREKVVIATSMPISEISDLLTRRSGPRVPRDYLQGYLEYARTVSDGLAGSGKTLLDRMVTEQRPHNETANHEEDGFTKSVAAFLETNGYKPSRARDGGAFSLDFAVTDPRTGLYAIGVECDAPRHRLLERARAREIWRPKALERAVPYVHRVSSYAWAHAGDAERLRLKNAVEHALRGGGLQ; encoded by the coding sequence ATGATCAGACTTTGCCCGAACTGCAATACCGAACGGCCCGTCACCGAGATCTTTTGCGAAGGCGCCTGGAATGGCCAAACCTGCGGCTGGGACCTGTCGACGGTCGATATAACGGCGCCCGGCGCGGCGAGACCGAAGCCGAATCCACATGTCAATGCTCCTTCGAGCGTCCCGACTTGCCGAAACGGTCATCAGGGCTCTCCCGGCGACCTGATCTGCGGTATCTGCGGCGAGCCGACCATCGAACGCGATGAGCCGCCCTCACCGGCCGAACCAACGCCGGAGCCGGAGCCTCCGCCAGAGACCGAAACGATCGTGGACGGTTGGCATCTGCGGAAACGGATCGCCTCCTCCAGCGCGGTCCGCGAGCGCTTCGCCGCCATGCGCGCTTCCGACGGACAACGTGGAATACTCACGCTTTACGCTGTTGGCTCGGAGCCGGATCAAGCGATCTACGATTTGCTCCTAAAGCTCCCTCGAGATCACGTCCCGGAATTCTTCGCAACCGGCCGCTGGCAAGACCGCGCCTATGAGGTCGCGGAGGAATTTAAGGGCGGCACTCTGGCGGATTTTGCCCTCGATCCTGCCGATCCGGCGGCGATAGCTAACTTGGTCGGCGAGCTCGCCCAGGCCGTTCACGCGCTCACCGAAGCCGGATTGCGACACCGCGATCTGCGCCCTTCGGTCATCTTCGTGCGATCAAGAGAGCCACTTGACCTTGTCATCGGGGGCTTCGGATCGGCGCGGCTGTCCGAATTCGACCTCGATATCGTGTCTCCGCTGGAAACCACCCGCTATATGGCGCCCGAGGCGATAGCCGGCGGCGTCGCCCCGGCTTCCGACTGGTGGAGCATGGGGATGATCCTGCTGGAGAAGATCACCCAAGGCGCCTGCTTCCAAGGCACCAATGAGCAGGCCTTTCTGATCCACATTCTCACCAATGGCATACACCTCCCCGAACATCTGGATGGCCGGATCAACACCTTGCTGCGCGGCCTGCTGGCGCGTGACCGGCGTCAGCGCTGGCAGTGGAAGGACGTTCAGGCGTGGCTGCGCGGAGAGAGTGTATCGGCTCCAGCAGCCGAGCCAGCCGGCGACACACAGGGGCGGACCTCGATTTCGCTCGGTGGAAAGCAATACCGATCCGCGAACATGTTCGCATTGGCGGCGGCTGAAGCTGGGAACTGGGACCAGGCCAAGGCCCTCATCCTCAGGGGCGCCGTTGCAAGTTGGGCTTCCGAAGCGGCGGTCGCGGCCACTCTTCGGCAAATCCTGCGGACCGAAGATCTTCAGGAGGATTTGAAGCTCTCCATCTCCTTGAAGACGCTCAATCCTTCGATGCCCCTGATCGTCAGGGGCAACATCGTCACGCCGGGTTGGCTACTCGACCACCCGAGCGATGGTTACGGTCTGATCACCGGCCCGGCACCCGACCTGCTCCGGAAGATTGATCCGGACGATTGGCTTTGGCGTCTGAAGGTCCGCTCGGACACGGTTCGAAAGCGACTGGCCCAACTCGAAATCGCGGTCGACGAGGACGCTCTGCGCGTCCACCTTCTGTCGACCTCTATGGCCCGCCTGGCGGCGCTTTGGGAAGAGCGGCGAAAGCTTTTCCCCGATACCGACCATGCCGGCGTCGCCACGCTCACCGAGCGCCGCATCTCGGCCGAAGAAGATCTTCTTATCCTGCTCAGCGCGACGTCGAACCAGTTCCGTTCTGCTTCGGAGGTCATCGAAGAAGCAGAAAAGGAAGCGTCCACGGCGGGGCTCGGCAGCTTTTCGGCCGAGAAGGCGACAGAACTCCTTTGCCGGCCGCGTCGCGAGATCTATCAGGCGATCGACGAGCGCATTCAAAACTTTGCCAGATGCGGCATCAAGCAAGTTGACGAGTGGGCGGATCAGTTTCGCCTGGATAGACGGATGCCGCTTGGGCGCGCGCTCGCCCTTCTCTGTGTGGACGAAGACACCTGGAGACCACTTCCAAAGCAGGGCTATGTGTCGACGATCCTCGACTTCTTCGCCAAGCGGATTTCGGGCGGCGTCTTGCGCGGCCCGCTGACGCGGATGCTGATCGGCAAATCGGCCAGGATCGACCTCACCGAGCTCGATACGTCCAGAGTGCCGGCGACTGATATTCTCGATCAACTGCTTGGTCGCACGAACCGGACTGTGAATCTCGATCCGGCCGCGTTCGCCGATGATGACGGCCTTGAGCGAAGGTTGCGATCGTTGCACTCCCACGCGCTGCTCTACAAGCGCGATACCGGCATCGATGGCCTGTTTATGGGATTTCCGTTCCTGATCATGCGCGATCACCGGCCGAACGCGAGACCGCGGATCGCGCCGGTGCTGCTGTGGCCGGTGCGCGTCAATCCCGAGGTCGGAAACCGCGGTCATGTCACTTTAGGCTATGGACGCGAGAGAAATCCCGATACCGACATCGAGCACGTTCTCGTCAATCCGGCTCTCGAAGGAATGGTCGGCATCCCCGAGGCGAGGCGTTGGCAAGAAGCTGCCAACGAGCTCCTTACCCATGCAAGCCTGTCCGTCCAGGCGGTAATGGATGCCTTCAGCCGATTGGCCACGCCGGCCGGCAACGAATTGACGGCCCTTCCCGGAAAGGACGTCAACGTCGGCGCCCAAGAACGTCAGCTGGTGCCAGCCGCCGTGCTCTTCCATCTGGCGTTCATGGGCCAGGCCGTCATGAAGGATCTCGAGACGCTTCGCGGCTTACCGCCGACCGCCACCGCACTCGAGGCCGCCCTGCGCTTGAGCGAACAGCAGGCGGCGCCTTCTGCATCGCCCCTGGTGAAAGAGGCCGACCGGTATTTCACCGCCGACAGCGACCCTTCGCAGGAGGCCGCCGTCCTCGAAGCGCGCCAAGCCCCGGGGCTGGTCATCGAAGGACCTCCCGGAACTGGCAAGAGCCAGACCATCGTCAACATGGTCGCGGACGCGATTGGCACGGGAAAATCGCTCCTCGTGATCTGCCAGAAGCAAGCCGCTCTCGAGGTGGTGCGCAAGCGCCTGGACAAGGAACACCTGACGGATCGCTTCGTCATGATCACCGACGCCAATCGCGACCGCGAGCCGATCGTCGGCGCGATCCGTTCGCAGGTGCAGGCCTTGCACAGCTTGTCCCCGGGAAGGTCTCCGGCCTGGAAGCGAGAGCGCGAGCGCCTGGCGGCGCGCATCGAGACGCTCGAGACGGAGCTGGACCGCCGCCAGATTGCGCTTCATTCGGTGGACGATCGGACCGGGTTGTCCTATCGAACGCTGCTCGGCGAACTGCTCGAGATCGAAGAAGGCAGCCCAAAACCCGTCGACGCTCCTGAACTGCGCCCTTTGCTGTCAGATCTACATCCCGCGGACCTGGCGACGATCGAGGAGAACTGCGGCCCGCTCGCTAAATTCTGGCTGTCGTCGAAATTCGAAGACAATCCCCTATCCGCCCTGAAGCCATTCAATCCCGATCGAGGAACCGCGACGGCCATCGCCTCGCATCTGCAGGCATTCTTGCACGCTGATACCCGGCGGGAGGAGACCGATGCCGAAACATCGAACTGTCTGAAAATATCAGATGCGGCGGAATTCCAGTCGTGGCTCGCCGAAACAGACGAGCTCCGCTCGATCAGCGATTCGGTGTGCGCAAATCTCGCTCGATTGCGGCCGCTGTTTCGAAACGTCGAGGGTGGGGCATCGGAAGCGGCACGCATTCTCGGTAGCCTTTTACAGATCAAGGAAATCCTTTCATCGCTTGACGGCCCATCCTACAAGCCGAACTTTTGCTCGAGGCTCATCGCCTTCAACGAGGACGAGCTCTGCTCCGCCGGGGAGCTCGCGGGCCAGGTTCGCTTGCCGGCAAGTGTCCTGCAATGGATCAACCCGCTACATTGGCTCCGAACGCGTCGTGTACGCGAGCTCCTTGCGTCGTTGCAGCTCCCACAAGACGCCAGCGCCATCAGCGCGTTGTATTATGCGGTCGAGCTCGAATTGGCCATGCGCCAGCCAAGGCGCGAACTCGAGCAATATTTCATGATCCTCTTCGGCCGGGCCCCCAATCTGGATCTGTCGCCCGGCAAGCTCGCCGATTTCGCCGAGAGGCTTGGTTCGTTCCTCAATGGTCTAGGCGGCCACAATTCGCTTATCGATCGGTGCCCGACCCGGCCCGAGCTCGATAGAGCGCTCTCGGCCGGAACCAGCGAAGAACTCGGCTTGTTCTTTGAGCGGGCGGATCTGGCGCTCAGAAGGCATGACACGCGAGACGAGAGCCGCGCCGCCTTGGACCAGCTCAGGACCTACTTCGACGAGCTGTGGCTCGGATCAAGACGCTCGGCGATCGAGAATGGGCGTTCCAACGCCAGCGCCGTCGCCGAGATCGTGCAGGCTCTGCCGATGCTGAGCAACTACCAGGAATTTCGGCTTCGATCTTCCCGCCTGGGGGCCAAGGAGCGAGCCATCTTCGCAACTCTCAGGTCCAGGGAGTCCGAGCTGTCGAAATTGGCTTCTGAAGACCTCGATCCCTGTATTCGCGCCTCCATAGGGCGCGAGGCCCGTCTTTCATGGAAGGCCGGTATGGAGGGCGCGAATCCTGACGTATTGTTCGATGGCGACGAGCTGGAGGCGAAGGTCAAATCGCTCGCGGAAGCCGACGCGCAGATCCGGCAGTACAACAGGGATCTTCTCGTCCAAGGTATTGACGCTGCAAAAGTGCGCCCGACGACCGAGTGGGACGCGATCACGAAGCTGCGTGGCCCGAGAGCGCTAAGATTGCGCGAATTCATCGATCGCGCAGCTCCGCTCGGTCTGTTCGCGCTCCGCCCGGTCTGGCTCATGACACCAGACGTCGCCAGCCGTGTGCTGCAACCTCGCGCCGGCCTCTTCGATATCGTCATCTTCGACGAGGCCTCGCAGATGCCGGTTGAATACGCCTTGCCCTCGCTGTTCCGAAGCTCTCTCGTCGTCGTTAGCGGCGACGAAAAGCAGATGCCGCCCACCTCCTTCTTCGCAAGCAAGGTCGAGAACGATGAAGCGGCGATATTCGACGGTGAAGAACCAGAAGAAGGAGCGAGTGAGGAGGAACGCGAGGCCTTTGCCGAGACGTGGAATCGGAGAGAGATCAAGGACTGTCCCGACCTCCTCCAGCTCGCCCGCTCCGTACTTCGTACCCGTACTCTGCAGGTGCACTATCGTTCGAAGTATCGGGAACTGATTTCGTTCTCGAACGCATCGTTCTACGCCAACACTCTTAGCGTCCCCGTTCGTCATCCCGAAGAGACAATCCGCCGGCTCAAGCCCATCGAAGTGGTGCGCTCAGACGGCACGTACAAGGGCCAGACGAACCAAAAGGAAGCCAGCGATGTCGTTGAATACCTATCCGGGCTTTGGGAGGATTCATCGCCGCCGTCGGTCGGTGTCGTCACGTTCAATCGCAAGCAGGCCGACGCCATCGAAGATGCTTTGGAAGACCGCGCCGAAAACGACGCAGTATTCCGCGAGGCATTGATGCGCGAGCGCGAACGTATCGAGCATGGCGAGGACATGGGCTTTTTCGTCAAGAACGTGGAGAACGTGCAAGGCGATGAGCGTGACATCATCGTTTTCTCGACGACCTTCGGCCGCAACGAGCACGGCGTCTTCCGCAAGAGCTTCGGCGCCCTGGGGCACGCCGGGGGCGAGCGCCGCCTGAACGTCGCGGTGACACGCGCGAGAGAGAAGGTGGTCATCGCCACATCCATGCCGATATCGGAGATATCGGACCTGCTGACGAGACGGAGCGGTCCCCGGGTGCCGCGCGACTATCTGCAAGGCTACCTTGAATATGCCAGGACGGTATCCGATGGCCTCGCAGGCTCCGGAAAGACCCTGTTGGACCGGATGGTCACCGAACAGCGTCCCCACAACGAAACTGCAAATCATGAGGAGGACGGCTTCACCAAGTCCGTCGCAGCCTTCCTGGAGACCAATGGCTACAAGCCCAGTCGGGCTCGCGATGGCGGCGCATTCAGCCTCGATTTCGCCGTGACCGATCCCCGGACCGGCCTCTACGCTATCGGCGTGGAATGCGACGCGCCACGACATCGATTGCTGGAAAGAGCGCGCGCTCGCGAGATCTGGCGCCCGAAGGCGTTGGAAAGAGCCGTCCCTTACGTCCACAGAGTTTCGTCGTATGCTTGGGCGCATGCCGGAGACGCCGAACGCCTGCGGCTCAAGAACGCTGTAGAACACGCGCTCCGCGGGGGAGGATTGCAATGA
- a CDS encoding porin encodes MRVMKSLLLSSAVGLISFAAQAADLPIKAKAIEYVKVCSLYGPGFYYIPGTDTCIKLGGYTRAWADFNSNSLGLNPDSGAGGAANRFTNYYTYRARELVNIDTRTASEYGTVRTFFTGVFQWTSGTYSGLGNGSTVYQSIGGVTAPNNANPGAVAGGTVGVWNAFIQFAGFTFGKVASQFATPWMEYPGNFSELPGSTGFDQVNQVAYTANFGQGVTFSVSAEDQVQHSTTNIWNVSAASAAGLATGTYGGNDIAGTVAPDFVAALRVDQSWGLFQASVAAHDNHAAYYGATELTGHPDDKWGWAAQLGLSIKNIPTGPGDSINLTAVYANGASRYVFNPYMFSTYARYSGTNVPGAYQSLGIGGISDSVFIAGSGQELTTTFGGNGAYNHNWNAYWASSVFGGIGAVRYNGNAKSYICGAFVATLSLSSGLAGCNPDFNYAVVGTKTTWTPVKNLTFGAEVTYGLLDQKYAGGSTVVLPLQSGIGKPAGVYELKDQGSFALQLWAQHNF; translated from the coding sequence ATGAGGGTTATGAAGAGCCTTTTGCTCAGTTCGGCCGTGGGCCTGATCTCCTTTGCGGCGCAGGCCGCAGATCTGCCGATCAAAGCAAAGGCGATCGAGTACGTTAAGGTCTGTTCGCTGTATGGGCCGGGATTTTACTACATCCCGGGCACGGACACGTGCATCAAACTCGGTGGTTATACGCGTGCCTGGGCCGACTTCAACTCGAACAGTCTCGGTCTCAATCCCGATTCTGGTGCGGGTGGTGCCGCGAACCGCTTCACCAACTACTATACGTACCGTGCCCGCGAACTCGTCAACATTGATACGCGCACCGCATCGGAGTACGGCACCGTTCGTACCTTTTTCACTGGCGTGTTTCAATGGACGTCGGGGACTTATAGCGGGCTAGGAAATGGCTCGACTGTCTACCAATCGATCGGCGGTGTTACGGCGCCTAACAATGCTAACCCGGGAGCTGTTGCTGGTGGTACGGTGGGCGTCTGGAACGCCTTTATTCAGTTTGCTGGCTTTACCTTCGGTAAGGTGGCTTCGCAGTTCGCTACGCCTTGGATGGAATATCCAGGCAACTTCAGCGAATTGCCTGGCAGCACCGGCTTCGACCAAGTTAACCAGGTGGCCTACACTGCCAACTTCGGTCAGGGCGTCACGTTCTCTGTCTCGGCTGAAGATCAGGTCCAGCATAGCACAACCAATATCTGGAATGTGAGCGCGGCGAGCGCTGCCGGCCTCGCGACCGGTACTTACGGTGGCAACGACATCGCCGGTACCGTCGCTCCCGACTTCGTCGCGGCGCTTCGTGTCGACCAATCCTGGGGTCTTTTCCAGGCGTCGGTTGCGGCCCATGACAATCACGCCGCCTATTACGGGGCAACCGAGCTGACAGGTCATCCGGACGACAAATGGGGTTGGGCTGCTCAGCTCGGATTGTCCATCAAAAACATCCCGACCGGTCCTGGCGACTCGATCAACTTGACTGCGGTCTACGCCAACGGTGCAAGCCGTTATGTCTTCAACCCCTATATGTTCAGCACCTACGCAAGGTACAGCGGGACCAACGTGCCGGGCGCGTACCAGAGCCTCGGAATTGGCGGAATTTCTGACTCGGTGTTCATCGCGGGCTCGGGCCAGGAGTTGACGACGACGTTCGGCGGCAACGGCGCTTATAACCACAACTGGAACGCATATTGGGCCAGCAGTGTGTTCGGTGGCATTGGCGCGGTGCGTTATAATGGCAATGCGAAGAGCTACATCTGCGGTGCGTTCGTTGCGACTCTCTCGCTTTCGAGCGGGCTTGCCGGCTGTAATCCCGACTTCAACTATGCCGTTGTCGGTACAAAAACCACCTGGACGCCGGTCAAGAACCTGACCTTCGGAGCGGAAGTCACCTACGGCTTGCTGGACCAGAAGTACGCCGGCGGAAGCACGGTGGTCCTGCCGCTGCAATCGGGTATCGGCAAACCGGCGGGGGTGTATGAGCTGAAGGATCAGGGCAGCTTTGCGCTCCAGCTCTGGGCCCAGCATAACTTCTGA